A region from the Sphaerodactylus townsendi isolate TG3544 linkage group LG01, MPM_Stown_v2.3, whole genome shotgun sequence genome encodes:
- the ARL4C gene encoding ADP-ribosylation factor-like protein 4C produces MGNLSSNISAFQSLHIVMLGLDSAGKTTVLYRLKFNEFVNTVPTIGFNTEKIKLSNGSAKGISCHFWDVGGQEKLRPLWKSYSRCTDGIIYVVDSVDVDRLEEAKTELHKVTKFAENQGTPLLVIANKQDLPRSLPVADIEKQLALHELGPATAYHVQPACAIIGEGLTEGMDRLYEMILKRRKSLKQKKKR; encoded by the coding sequence ATGGGGAACCTCTCCTCCAACATCTCGGCCTTCCAGTCGCTGCACATCGTCATGCTGGGCTTGGACTCGGCGGGCAAGACGACGGTGCTGTACCGGCTGAAGTTCAACGAGTTCGTCAACACGGTGCCCACCATCGGCTTCAACACGGAGAAGATCAAGCTGAGCAACGGCTCGGCCAAGGGCATCAGCTGCCACTTCTGGGACGTGGGCGGCCAGGAGAAGCTGCGGCCGCTGTGGAAGTCCTACAGCCGCTGCACCGACGGCATCATCTACGTGGTGGACTCGGTGGACGTGGACCGGCTGGAGGAGGCCAAGACGGAGCTGCACAAAGTCACCAAGTTCGCGGAGAACCAGGGCACGCCCTTGCTGGTCATCGCCAACAAGCAGGACCTGCCTCGCTCGCTGCCCGTGGCCGACATCGAGAAGCAGCTGGCCCTGCACGAGCTCGGCCCGGCCACCGCCTACCACGTCCAGCCCGCCTGCGCCATCATCGGCGAGGGCCTCACCGAGGGCATGGACCGCCTCTACGAGATGATCCTCAAGCGCCGCAAGAGCctcaagcagaagaagaagcggTAG